One window of Zalophus californianus isolate mZalCal1 chromosome 3, mZalCal1.pri.v2, whole genome shotgun sequence genomic DNA carries:
- the MLNR gene encoding motilin receptor produces MGSPWNRSDGAEGAPLPCDERLCSPFPLGALVPVTAVCLGLFAVGVSGNVVTVLLIGRYRDMRTTTNLYLGSMAVSDLLILLGLPFDLYRLWRSRPWVFGQLLCRLSLYVGEGCTYATLLHMTALSVERYLAICRPLRARVLVTRRRVRALIAALWAVALLSAGPFFFLVGVEQDPGIDAVPDLNGSAPLTPSPRTWPPPSPLGASLAPPLSPPSGPEAAEVAAAAALFSRECRPSPSQMGALRVMLWVTTAYFFLPFLCLSVLYGLIGRELWRSRGPLRGPAASGREKGHRQTVRVLLVVVLAFVVCWLPFHVGRIIYINTEDSRMMNFSQYFNIVALQLFYLSASINPILYNLISKKYRAAAWNLLLARQSRQRSFCRSRDMEGDTGGDTAGYTEPSTKVQTSSTSMAKQVASSPNVGTSGKTGL; encoded by the exons ATGGGCAGCCCCTGGAACCGCAGCGACGGCGCGGAGGGCGCACCGCTGCCCTGTGACGAGCGCCTCTGCTCGCCCTTTCCCCTGGGGGCGCTGGTGCCGGTGACCGCCGTGTGCCTCGGTCTGTTCGCCGTCGGGGTGAGCGGCAACGTGGTGACGGTGCTGCTGATCGGGCGCTACCGGGACATGCGGACCACCACCAACCTGTACCTGGGCAGCATGGCCGTGTCCGACCTGCTCATCCTGCTCGGGCTCCCCTTCGACCTGTACCGCCTCTGGCGCTCGCGGCCCTGGGTGTTCGGGCAGCTGCTCTGCCGCCTCTCGCTCTACGTGGGCGAAGGCTGCACCTACGCCACGCTGCTGCACATGACGGCGCTCAGCGTCGAGCGCTACCTCGCCATCTGCCGCCCGCTCCGCGCCCGCGTCCTAGTCACCCGGCGCCGCGTCCGCGCACTCATCGCGGCGCTCTGGGCAGTGGCGCTGCTCTCCGCAGGGCCCTTCTTCTTTCTGGTGGGCGTCGAGCAGGACCCCGGCATCGACGCGGTCCCGGACCTTAACGGCAGCGCGCCGCTCACCCCCTCGCCCCGCACCTGGCCGCCGCCGTCGCCCCTCGGGGCCTCGCTGGCGCCACCGCTGTCCCCGCCGTCGGGGCCCGAGGCCGCGGAGGTCGCGGCCGCCGCGGCGCTGTTCAGTCGTGAGTGCCGGCCGAGCCCGTCTCAGATGGGCGCGCTGCGCGTCATGCTGTGGGTCACCACCGCCTACTTCTTCCtgccctttctgtgcctcagcgTCCTCTACGGGCTCATCGGGCGGGAGCTGTGGAGGAGCCGGGGCCCGCTGCGAGGCCCAGCCGCCTCCGGGCGCGAGAAGGGCCACCGGCAGACGGTCCGCGTCCTGC TGGTGGTGGTTCTGGCATTTGTAGTTTGCTGGTTGCCTTTTCACGTGGGCAGGATCATTTACATAAATACAGAAGATTCTCGGATGATGAACTTCTCTCAGTACTTTAACATTGTtgctttgcaacttttctatctGAGTGCATCCATCAACCCGATCCTCTACAACCTCATTTCCAAGAAGTACAGAGCAGCGGCCTGGAACCTGCTGCTGGCCAGACAGTCCAGACAGAGAAGTTTCTGCAGAAGCAGGGACATGGAGGGGGACACAGGAGGAGATACTGCTGGCTACACGGAGCCGAGCACCAAAGTACAGACGTCATCAACCAGCATGGCCAAGCAAGTGGCTTCCTCCCCCAACGTGGGGACTTCAGGGAAAACAGGTCTGTAG